Below is a genomic region from Dioscorea cayenensis subsp. rotundata cultivar TDr96_F1 chromosome 14, TDr96_F1_v2_PseudoChromosome.rev07_lg8_w22 25.fasta, whole genome shotgun sequence.
aaaaaagaaagagtgtttcatctaaatttttactcacaaaaataaattttattaactattatattttataaatcatCTCTTCACAGAATACTGAACTGAAttttaacaaagaaaacaaatcaaacaagagtgagaatatatatagggttttcttttttaaaaaaattgataattgttattatattaatataaaagctatatttttatgcaatattcctatgattatttttatttgcttattttttttcataattaaataaataattatgaaaagacTCACggagtttgaaaaaaattaaataaatataaaattttcgtagaatttttaaataaacttttCCCATCATTTTAAATGTAaagtataaaatattttataaaatattcataacaaacaaTAAATCAGAATAAGAGGTATGCAGCCAATTTTctcaattatataaatttttttatataaatatgagcaaatcacaatatttaattatagtaatgttctgtttttattatatatttttggtcaaaatatcaaaatgctccctctattttgtgttttccacTATTTTAGtacctctaatataaaatttatctttttggtCCTTGTTTTTGTACATTTCTATCCTTTTGGTCCTTCCAATTGACAGATCTGTCTCTTTGGTCCTTCTAGCTGATAAATTGAAGGGACcaaaaggataaaaatatgaaaatacgaAAACTAAAAGGACAGATTTTACAgttaaatgatgaaaatgtcCAAATATGAGGACCAAAAGAgtagattttatattagagggtcTAAAAGAGTGAAAATCGCAAAATAAAgagaattttgatatttaaatctaaattttttaagaaatagatataataataataataataataataataataataataataataattcattttaatattatcatgcaagggacaaaaaaaaaaagaaaggagtagaaaagaaaaagttggTGGCGGCGTACCAATCTTTAATTACGGGCGGCAAGTCTTTGTAGTGATCGGCATCAGCATCAGCatcctcttctttttcatcttcatctccaaaAGTACTCCTCATCAACCTCTCTTCAAACATCTTGTATTCTCTCTCCTTCAATTCtcatcataattattattattattaatcatttaatatatatatatgtattaattaatgaattaatgagtGTGATCGTTGACTTACAGTGAGAGAACGAGCTCTGATTCTGGCAGCTGATTTCTGGGCTGCAACCagatgttcttcttcttctaatctttTTCTTTGCCAGAACTCATGGATTTGGTGCAGTGTTatgctcttcttcatcaataatgatgatgatgatgatgttgttgttgttgttgttgttgttgatggagcactctttgttttcatcatttttgcaGGTGGTCTTGGTTTGCTGGTGGTTGTGGTGGTGATGGCCATTGATGAAAGAGGTTTATTTTAGAGTGGGATAgctacacaagaagaagaagaagaagaagaataaaaaaaagaggtaTAATTTGGAGTTAAGAAAACTAcaagtgaagaagaaaaagacataTCAACAgctttaaaattaagattaggaatttaggatgatgatgatgatgatgatgatgatgataccTACCGGTCTTCAAAGGACTGCAAACCGTTCTTCAAAGAAAGACTGCAATATATGTACAACGGTGATTCCATGTCAaccattcttctttttatacattatatatatatatatatatatttaatttaagtgGGGTTCCTGTATGAGAATGAGACAGcccattgttttgttttaatatatatatttaaatcataatatttACATTATTCATCTCGCTGAAGATTAGACTCACGTGCCTTAAAATTAGGCTACACTAAAATTAGCTATATCTGctttaaattgtttaaatttttattttattgatttattttttatatttcaagaaCTGCATGATACAGTTATATTTAACTAGTTAATTAAAACTATGCTACCTGAGCTCCTGTTAAATGAGCACATACCTAAATTTTTaccctaaaaaatataaaagtggtactttagaattattgtttgttttggatggttaatatatttataaaaaataattcgttttaattcttgaatttggaaaaacagtaaaacaaataaaattactcaaattgaactttttatttttaatctaatagataaataaataaataaataaattgatgttggcTTACAATTCAATTTGGTAACTTGCGCAGAGGGCATATCAAATAGAGATTTCTTCTGTTATTCTTCAGTTTAAATTATAACTTTGCTTCATcatcactttatatatatatatatataaatatgttagaCAAATTGGTGTTAAAGAAGTTGACTGGCCTCACATAAGAAATACTTCAAACATTTATTCTAGAATAATTTATGGAACACATTACTTACTGAACATATAATATTTAACAGAATATTCATTTCTACAACAACacagaaatgaaaacaaaagtaaggTGCTATACCTGAGTTTTGTTTAAACAAAGGAAACAAGTTCTCaatcaactaaaaataaaatgcaattaaTAACATGAACCAACATTACAGAACTACATCTTCTAAACCCAAGAGCTCATGTTTCATGTCCTACTTTAACCAAAAATGTGAAATCCAAATATGTAAATCAAGTTGCAGTGAACCAAAAATTTCgcaaaaaacacaacaaatatcTTAATAACAAAAGCAACTGAAGTATACAATTGAAAGTATAACTCTGATTTTGGAGAAAGCAATAAAGTTTGCCGATAAACAGCTAATTATCAAAAGGATTGTCGGCATAAATAACAGATTGTGAGACATCCATCTCCATATCATTCTTATTTCCCCTGTTGACTCAGACAAAAAAAACAGGGGCTGGAACATGAAATTATCTGCCCCGGGCAGACCAACAAGCATTTGTTTTGCAGTTATACAACGTCAACTCTGCAAATTTCACTTGACAAAGGATTGTTTAGTTCATTTACCACATTTATTGCTTGGCACCGGTCAAATTCCTGATCACATATGGCAAAATTCCACCATGATTGTAATATGCAAGTTCCACCTACATCAAGAAATATTGTGAGATACTGATACTGAACACGGGAATTGTGTTCAAAACATTgtttacaaatattaattttatcttaCCTCGGTGTCGAACCGTAGAGTGCATGTAAACGACTTCCCGCTGTCAGTTACTACGGTGACATCTTGACCAGGTTTGATGTCACTCACATTGCTCGGAAGATTGATTGTGTAACGCTCGTGACCAGTTAAGCCCAGGGTATCTGCGTCTTCTCCAGCCTTAAAACACAGAGGAATTATGCCCATTCCTACAAGATTGCTTCTGTGGATTCTCTCAAAATTCTTGGAGATAACTGCCTTCACACCCTGCACCAACAAAACACAACTTCATCACTTGGTTTAGAGTAAGTTTTGCCTACATCGGATGCACTAGACCAAGTTGTTGGATAAACACAAAGCAAAAACAATATACATAAATCATTCATCTAAAAATTCATGAAATGGTTCGTGGTGCAAAGCAAAAGGTCTAGGCAAGAATTTTCCATGGCTTATGAGGATGGTGATGAGAAAAGCcaattctataaatatataccTGCAACATTGGTCCTTTTGCAGCCCAATCACGAGAGCTTCCACTCCCATATTCTGCTCCAGCCAAGATGATAGTGTCATGCCCCTCACTTTTGTATCTCTGTCAAAagccaataaaaattaatagggTTCAACCAAATATATTTGGTTTATCATCTTGATGCaagatatttttttcctttctttaacACGGCTTTCATGTAATGTACAAGCAGGTGTTTTGCAGAATTTACCATGGCAGCATCAAAAACTGACAGTTTCTCCCCAGTAGGAACATGAATTGTTTTAGGACCGACTTCTCCATTTAACAGCTTATTCACGAGGCGGATGTTAGCAAATGTACCCCTTGCCATCACTTCATCATTACCACGGCGGCTTCCATATGAATTGAAGTCTTTCCTCTCAACACCACGTTCCATCAAATATTTTGCAGCAGGGCTGTCTTTGTGAATGCTTCCAGCAGGTGAGATGTGATCAGTTGTGATACTATCACCCAGATTTAGCAAGCAAAAAGCATCCTTTACAGGGTATGGACCAGGGGGCGACTGTGTCATATTCTTGAAATAAGGAGGCTCATGAATGTAGGTAGATGCTGGGTCCCAAGAGTAGAGGCTGCCAGAAGGCACAGATAGTTGGTTCCACATAGGGTTTCCTTTCGTAATTGATTCATATGTGCCCCTGAACATGTCTGGAAGCACACTAGATTGCACAACCTGAACAAATAGAAAGCTTGAGTTACTTGCTGTTCTCTAAATCATGTAGCAGCATCTATCAAGTATCAATAGAAGCAAAATAGCCTACCTGCGCAATCTCATCATTTGATGGCCAAATGTCTCTCAAATAAACATTCTTCCCGTCTTTTGAGGTTCCAATAGGTTCAGTCTCAAAATCAATGTTGACCTGCAGCATGACTTTCTAAATTAGTTATCCTAGAACATAAGGTCCTTCAAACTAGTATAAGATCCTGATTTTAAGCTTCTCACATTCAAAAATTTCATCAAGTAGAATCCAGATTAGAAGCATAAGATCAGTCATTTACtagaaaaataatggttaacacacatcaaaaacaactaaaaaactGATACATGAAAGAAGCTAAGATAATATTTCTACTTCTAAACATTGTTTCCTGCCAACTTAAAGTTCCAAATTTTCTAcctaaattctcaaccaaaaatCATTAAGTAGAAATCAACCATGACTGTTTAGGCACTCAAAATTGAGAGTCATTATCCTTCACATGTGCAATCACACATCAGATGACTCAagcctaaaagaaaataaataatgcgAGCACTCAAAAGATGATCAGTTATAATATATAAGATaggaagataaaatataaaagtcatAGTTTTATTGCCACAAACCGTGCCAGCAAGAGCATAAGCAACCACAAGAGGAGGAGAAGCAAGATAATTTGCTCTAGTTAAAGGGTGGACACGTCCCTCAAAATTCCTATTTCCAGACAAAACAGCCGCAGCAACAATATCTGAAAGAATGAGATCAATTTCaaaaatgaagatgcacataaAAAGATTTTCCTGAGAACAGAACCAAAATCACTTTGGTCAACTAAGTGTGTTACCATTTTCAGAAATTGCAGCTGATACAGATTCATCAAGGTCACCAGAATTCCCAATACAAGTTGTACATCCATACCCAACAATATTAAAACCAAGCTGATTCAAATACTTTTGCAAGCCACTggaaaaataaatccaaaacaaaatgtttaaggAATCAGAGGAATAATAGTAAAAagtttattttggaaaattaaatttgtaaaacaaggcaaaaactttaaaagaaatttaaccGCCTTCTAAATATCTAGATATACCTTTTATCAAAGTATTTTTGAACTACTCCAGAACCCGGAGCCAAGCTCGTCTTAATCCATGGCTTCACCTGATATatcagaaaaaaaagaagaaaaattattagCAACACCAAGGCTGATACACCCCGACACTCCTCACCCCTTGAAATCCTTGAACAAGGCAACCACTAATACCAAACAATTCAGTTTAACACAGTGAAACCTGTTTGTTTAATCATTAAATCAAGTTTAAGGAAATGCGGCAGACAACATTAGGGTTCTATCATGATGTTTTTGACAGTTAGAGACACCGACCCAATAATAGGAACCTATTAAGGCATACAATAATTCAAATCTCCATCATCAAGTGTTAAGTACTAGCTCCCATGAGTaagtcaaaaaaatattaataattataaataatataaaataaaataaaatcatgagtgaAAGCACAAAATGATGCTTAGACAAGAATTTTTCCAACCTCAAGGCCAAGTTCACAAGCCTTTTTGGCAACCAAAGCAGCCCCAAGCATCACACTAGGATTCGAAGTGTTGGTGCAGCTGGTTATGGCAGCAATCACAACATCTCCATGTTTTATTTGTGCTGGTGTTCCACGGAAAGAGAACTCTGCAACTTTATTTTGAGATTCTTTTGGTACAGCGAAACCCTGCAACATCATTGAAGCTCTAAGTTGAGAACAGGAATGTGTGTACATACAATCCAGAAAAACCAGAGAGGATAAAGCTTTTGTGATATTAACATCATGAtcttttctttaataatttagtaaaaaaggagaaattaaaaaattaaatattcttaGCAGAAAACAAGGAAGCATGGCTCAAGAGACTCAAAATTAAAGGTAGGACTTATGCCACCTAACAGAACAATTCATATAGAGAGCAGGAGCAAGTTccaaattcaaaactaaattaaacattGAAATAGTGGTCCATTTTAAAGCACAACGTATGAACTCAGCTCACCTTAAATCCTACTTTATTGTCCAAGCAAGAATGCCAATCTGCTTTCATTTCCTTCAGTGCAACTCGATCATGAGGCCTGATGTGGttgaattttaaatatcaatataaTACAACAATATAAACTGTATTCATACATGACCATGCTTTTGCAAGCCAGTGCGAAGATGGAGAATAGTCAAATGTTCATTACCTTTTAGGTCCTGATATACATGGTACCACATCTTCAAGATTCAATTCCAAGTAAGATGAGTACACTCTTTCTGTCTGGGGCTGTATTCAAGAAGTAAAgccacatttaaaaaaataaaataaaaggaatttatttattaaatcaataaaagGTAGTCCGTAAAT
It encodes:
- the LOC120275878 gene encoding uncharacterized protein LOC120275878, which codes for MAITTTTTSKPRPPAKMMKTKSAPSTTTTTTTTSSSSSLLMKKSITLHQIHEFWQRKRLEEEEHLVAAQKSAARIRARSLTEREYKMFEERLMRSTFGDEDEKEEDADADADHYKDLPPVIKDWWTKSKYAYLNQPAIKYMEKNALPRRTTSGYTPQDICCYFSTKKHQQFIISSLGVH
- the LOC120275433 gene encoding aconitate hydratase, cytoplasmic-like: MAVIGALTRSTSRISSSCSSAAVAAAAGHLWHPFASSSPSSSPPPRHYAGGGRSPLSHRAQIRSSAALARGFERRFASMATKNSFEGILTRLAKPGGGEFGKYYSLPALDDPRIDRLPYSIRILLESAIRNCDEFQVTGKDVEKILDWENTSPKLVEIPFKPARVLLQDFTGVPAVVDLACMRDAMNKLGGDSNKINPLVPVDLVVDHSVQVDVARSENAVQANMELEFHRNKERFAFLKWGSNAFNNMLVVPPGSGIVHQVNLEYLGRVVFNNGGMLYPDSVVGTDSHTTMIDGLGVAGWGVGGIEAEAAMLGQPMSMVLPGVVGFKLSGKLSNGVTATDLVLTVTNILRKHGVVGKFVEFYGEGMSQLSLADRATIANMSPEYGATMGFFPVDHVTLQYLKLTGRSDETVAMIESYLRANKMFIDYSEPQTERVYSSYLELNLEDVVPCISGPKRPHDRVALKEMKADWHSCLDNKVGFKGFAVPKESQNKVAEFSFRGTPAQIKHGDVVIAAITSCTNTSNPSVMLGAALVAKKACELGLEVKPWIKTSLAPGSGVVQKYFDKSGLQKYLNQLGFNIVGYGCTTCIGNSGDLDESVSAAISENDIVAAAVLSGNRNFEGRVHPLTRANYLASPPLVVAYALAGTVNIDFETEPIGTSKDGKNVYLRDIWPSNDEIAQVVQSSVLPDMFRGTYESITKGNPMWNQLSVPSGSLYSWDPASTYIHEPPYFKNMTQSPPGPYPVKDAFCLLNLGDSITTDHISPAGSIHKDSPAAKYLMERGVERKDFNSYGSRRGNDEVMARGTFANIRLVNKLLNGEVGPKTIHVPTGEKLSVFDAAMRYKSEGHDTIILAGAEYGSGSSRDWAAKGPMLQGVKAVISKNFERIHRSNLVGMGIIPLCFKAGEDADTLGLTGHERYTINLPSNVSDIKPGQDVTVVTDSGKSFTCTLRFDTEVELAYYNHGGILPYVIRNLTGAKQ